From Desulfovibrio desulfuricans, a single genomic window includes:
- a CDS encoding sensor domain-containing diguanylate cyclase encodes MVMNKHRLMSIFRFDTIRGRIRAYTIAIVCIPITIAALFFIFFQQERLIENEKKQLAEILGQNKNTIKAYVDVCFQDVLFLTKVIKAHRSDMESAAKEFSDYDESHTGISAAVFVNAQGISEIDSMGKPGLYGGDRYYFKQAMMGLSAITTGIKGRVSGKPVCMFSMPVTNQAGEFDGVVFLSILVGELDAWLHGSFVPDKQGLILCDAQGNILAPHRAVASNADDAAKQIPLQLMQLGEAGQIFVNDQGVRMLGASVAVGHGGWRLVYFRSVDEILAGYRWLTIFVGLGSLCAVLFMMPLMLRFCRSIEAPLEELTAYALELRKNNYEATGQLCDQKNMPSELRILFDAFTVMSFRVARQIKKAEAVSLKDALTGLHNRRFLQAMGAEFLKKTHSAGQQCACLMLDIDHFKSINDTFGHNVGDMVLQHTARIINASVRSADLLVRYGGEEFVVLVACKDARQGEELAHRIRHAVAAHPLLSDGNELSVTISIGVAVCADMADMAESPESAEAALAVMLIRADKALYAAKEAGRDAVVVAA; translated from the coding sequence ATGGTAATGAACAAACATAGACTTATGAGTATTTTTCGATTTGATACGATCAGGGGGCGTATTCGCGCCTATACTATTGCCATTGTCTGCATTCCAATTACCATTGCGGCGCTTTTTTTTATTTTCTTTCAGCAGGAACGGCTTATTGAAAATGAAAAAAAACAGCTTGCTGAAATTTTGGGTCAAAATAAAAATACAATTAAAGCCTATGTAGATGTGTGCTTTCAGGATGTGTTATTTTTGACAAAGGTTATTAAGGCACACAGATCAGATATGGAGAGTGCTGCAAAAGAATTTAGCGATTACGATGAAAGCCATACAGGCATTTCTGCCGCTGTATTTGTCAATGCACAGGGCATTTCAGAAATTGACTCTATGGGCAAACCTGGTTTGTACGGTGGCGACAGGTATTATTTTAAACAGGCAATGATGGGCCTCAGTGCAATTACTACAGGAATCAAAGGGCGGGTTTCCGGCAAGCCTGTGTGCATGTTTTCAATGCCAGTGACGAATCAGGCTGGGGAATTTGACGGAGTCGTATTTTTATCCATTCTCGTGGGCGAGCTGGACGCATGGCTGCACGGATCTTTTGTGCCGGACAAGCAGGGGCTGATACTGTGCGATGCGCAAGGAAACATACTTGCACCCCACAGGGCAGTTGCAAGCAATGCAGATGATGCTGCAAAGCAAATACCCTTGCAGCTTATGCAACTTGGCGAAGCTGGTCAGATATTCGTGAACGATCAGGGCGTGCGCATGCTCGGCGCTTCAGTTGCCGTTGGGCATGGTGGTTGGCGGCTGGTGTATTTTCGGTCAGTAGACGAAATTCTGGCAGGATACCGGTGGCTTACTATTTTTGTTGGCCTTGGATCGCTCTGCGCAGTATTGTTTATGATGCCACTGATGCTGCGCTTTTGCCGCAGCATTGAAGCTCCGCTTGAGGAGCTTACGGCCTATGCGCTCGAGCTGCGTAAAAACAATTACGAGGCAACAGGGCAGTTGTGTGACCAGAAGAATATGCCCAGCGAACTCAGGATTCTGTTTGATGCGTTTACAGTAATGAGTTTCAGGGTCGCCAGGCAGATCAAAAAGGCCGAGGCTGTGAGCCTGAAAGACGCTCTCACAGGCCTGCACAATCGCCGTTTTTTGCAGGCTATGGGGGCGGAATTCCTTAAAAAAACGCATTCAGCAGGCCAGCAGTGCGCTTGTCTGATGCTTGATATCGACCACTTTAAAAGTATCAACGACACTTTTGGGCACAATGTCGGCGATATGGTGTTGCAGCATACCGCACGGATAATCAATGCCAGCGTGCGCAGTGCAGACCTCCTTGTGCGCTACGGAGGCGAGGAGTTTGTGGTTCTTGTTGCCTGTAAGGATGCCCGGCAAGGTGAAGAGCTTGCCCACCGCATACGACACGCAGTAGCAGCACACCCCTTGCTGAGTGACGGCAACGAGCTTTCGGTAACAATAAGCATCGGGGTGGCTGTATGCGCAGATATGGCGGATATGGCGGAATCACCAGAATCAGCAGAGGCGGCACTGGCCGTCATGCTGATCCGGGCAGACAAAGCCCTGTATGCCGCCAAGGAAGCTGGGCGTGATGCCGTGGTGGTTGCAGCCTGA